The window ccccccccccccgggcgccccgcccccccccccccccccccccccccccccccccccccctgtTTTCCTTCCATCCAAATGGATCTGTTTAACATAAACTATGTGTGTTTGATTGTTGTTTCTTTCGCTTGGTCATTGCTCAAAGGCTTAGAATTTTGTGGACTGATTTCTTCTGTTTCAGACATGCTGAGTCAATTAtcctcccttttatttttttgttgatatctgatgatatggaaaaaaaaaaaactattgaacTGGTGAATATTGAGTTGAAAATATTGTACCCATGCTTATATAGTTGTAGTTGATGCTCTTGTGTGTGTAGATTATATTTGCTTCCTTTTTTTATTCACATGCCtgtaataattttttgtgtGCATTACTTGAAGTGAGCTTAAAACAGAAGCTTTGGATTGTTTATGTGATGATGTAGTGGAAACCTTGAATGAcaggttttggaaagatatatGTTATAAATTTGTAATCTATTGGATCATTTTGTCACAATTCATGCCTCTGGTACAGGTCTTCATGAATCCCATTGCAGCCTGCCAAGTTATATGAAAGGTTCTGTATTAATGGAAAAAAGCTCAGATGCCTTTTTACCTGAGATCTCCCCAAGTGGTGCTCCACAGccatttcttcctcttcttgctCCTTCACCGCTGACACCATTCACAACAAATAGCACTATCCCAAAATTATCAGGTTTGGTTTACACATTATTGTGGAATTGGGATTCTCAGAGACAGTTGAGTTGACAAGTGCCATCACATTTTGCAATTCTTGCTGCTTCTTTCTTGCAGGACTTTGTAGTTTAAACTTCTCTGCTGGTGAAAGTATGATCAGCATGACATCAATTGATTGCTGGGCTGTATTTGCTTCAGTTCTGGCTAATGTAATATGCTGTCCGCAGTTGAAAGCTACACTACACATTCTCATTGGCCAATCCAGCAAAGACACCAATCTTCTCGCTTTGAATGGGACGCTGGCAAAGCACTGCCTCTCGGATGTTGAGCAAATTTTAGTGAGTCAGGGTGCCAGTGATAAACTTCATCAGATATGCTCAATTCATCCATCAAGCCTCACTGAAGGCTCTTGCCCAGTCAAAGATGTTAATGAGTTCGAGAGCATTGTGGATTCTACTAAGCTGCTTTCTGCATGTGAACAAATTGATCTTGTGAAAGAATGCTGTAATCAAATATGTCAGAATGCCATATTAGAAGCAGCTAGAAAAATTGCACTGAAAGCTTATGAGCTTTTGAGTGTGGATCCACCCCATGCGCTGCCTGAACACTCAACTAGAGTTGATGACTGTAAAAATATTGTACTGCGATGGTTGGCAAGTAAACTCAGTCCTGGCCGAGCCAAGGGTGTTCTTAGAGGACTATCTAATTGTAATGTTAATAAAGGTGAGCTTGGAGCAAATAAGAGAAAAACGGTCTGACTAAGAGTTCATAAATTAATGGTTGGGGCTTTTTGAAGAGCCATAAGGGATAAGACCTACTGTGTAGGAGGGGATTCTGGAATATTTTTGTAGGGTTCTATCAGATGAATATCCTAAACCTGGAATAAAAGGGGCAACAAAAAGGGTCTAAGTATCTATGTGGATGGTTTAGAATAATGTGAATGTGTAAGGATGCTGAGCATTGCatagttttttctcttttgtgcTCTAATTGTGCCTGTTCTATAATGACGATATCCTCTATGTGGACCTGTTGCCTGTAACTCAATAGCCCTATCGGTGGGCAATGGATGCGTAGGGTGGCATTGGTAGATCCTACCTGCTTTATCTATTGGGAGTTATATTTCCTAGCTTCTTTGAGAAAATGCTTTTGTGTGCTAGTTTATGTGTACCCACTATTTAGCACTTTTTCTATCTTAATTAGTGATGCCGAGCCCTTCATGTGACCTCATTGATCCtatcttttttaatttgttttctctGTAATCTGTTACAGTTTGTCCTCTGGTTTTTCCTGACACAAGACATGTTGCAAAGGGCTGTGGAAATGGGACAAGCAACCAGACGGCATGCTGTAGTTCTATGGATAGGTATGTGTCTCATTTGCAAAAGCAGAGTTTGATAACCAACTTGCAAGCTTTGGACTGTGCTGCATCACTTGGAATGAAGTTACAGAAGGCAAATATTACGAGAAATATTTATAACCTCTGTCGAATTACCCTCAAGGATTTCTCTCTCCAAGGTTAGTTTGTTTCTAAATGGCCCTTTGATGTGTAAATTAGAAAGTTCCTTTCCATcacaaaaattaatttcaatactAATGCATGAATTTTTTTGGTTGTCTTGCAATTTTGGTTGATTTTTGGGGTCAACGATTTGAAAGCAGCCGTTGGACAAGGTAACACtgtaattcatttttattctcaaactTTCATTAAATAACTCTTCAATTTACAAATGGGTGTCTGCCTAATATTTCCTTCTAAGAGTTTGTGTACCTGCttgggttgttttttttttgtgtatactGCCTGTGTACGTTGGGTGcgcccccttttttttttggcgcTTCTTAATACAAGCttttgtctataaaaaaaaaagagtttgtGTACCTGCTAGACCATTTTATTCTGAGCATTGTTGCTATTTTTGACTGGAAAATTTATGTGAACACAGTGctattctctatttttaatgCCAATGCCAGGGATTCCCATGCTCCCGAACCAGGCATTAGTAAACCTTGTTGGGTTGGATTTCATTGAATTGCATgctcaaatattttttgtttttttgtccaTTTAGTTGGATTCTAgatgagaattttctttgtattttttaaaaaaaaagagaaattgagAGACCCTTTTAGCCACATTGAACCAACTTTTCAACTTTGAGTATATACATTATTGAGAACCTCCATATTTGGCATGCTAAATAAACCATTAGTGTTGTTGTGGGTGTGTATgtgtatgtatattttaaatttattttaaaagtttgaattggtatatatatattttaaataatctaGACCAGTGTTAGCAGTTTGTTAACACTGGTCTAGATCATaaacaaaagataataattcaagaaaaaaatggcAGTTTAGGGTGTATATAGGAGTTAGCTCTTTGTCCATGTTGgactttattgattggttgggctctaagtaaggtttgttttttgtttatcccTTAGCTTTGGTTGACCTTTTGGCGCTTTTATATATACTGTGTATACTTTTGTCAGACACCATTAATATGTTTGATCTTTgcctatttttttctttttaaaaaaaaaactagtgtTAGCAGTTTGTGAAACTTTCCTCTTGTAATGGTGTGGGCTAGCAGGGAGACGTAGTTTTGTGTACTTTCCATATGATGTATAGGTTTACTTAGTATTTTGGAGGTTCCAATTGTATAGTTCTTTGTTTTGGGAGGATTTCTTATCCTTCCTTTGTAccttttaaatctttatttataatattacagtgttgtttctgataaaaaaaaaaaaaaaaactttcctcTTGTAATGCTCTCTTGCCTCTTTGATTGGATTGCATTTAACCTGCTCTACTCCatttgtttttgaaatagaGTCTGGATGCCTTTTGCCAAGCTTGCCTTCAGATGCAACATTGGACAAGTCTTCAGGGATAAGTTTCATTTGTGATCTGAATGACAACATTCCAGCTCCTTGGCCTTCTTCATCTCAATTACCAGCTTCATCATGCAATAAAAGTATGGCTTATCTGTAACTTTTGTTCGTTTAGATGAGGTTCCTGTTGTTACCTTTTCTTCTATGAGCAAAACTACTCTTTGCTAAAGAAAGTGattatttccttctttcctGTCACATTTCTTCTTGATTTATGTCTGAACTTGTTGAATTGCAGCTGTCAAAATTCCTGCACTTCCTGCAGTCGCATCTGCTCAAAGTGGTAAGCAAGGCTATTTCTTGCATGTATTATCATTCGCTTTTTCGTGTGTTCTATCTTGCCTTGATGCTAAGGAAAATTAGGCTCAGGGCATTGGTTTCAGTGGAATGATTATGACATTTATATCAATTGTGGCCAAGCGGCATATATAATACAGTAATCTATAGATTCCAAGTTTATGGATAAGACATAGActtatgattttcatttttttgttaaataaagtACAAACATTTGTATTGAGAATGAAAAATGTACAAGATGTACGTCAATCagaagcaagaaaaaaagaGCTACAAATGAGGTTAAGAGTCTTTTTTGACAATAAAATATCACAGGGAACCCCCTCAAACTCTTTAGTCATGGTAAACTTGAATGTAATACGTGAGTTAAACCCTTCTAGGTACTGTCTTCATGAAAATTTGCAACTTCTCATATATATGGAGATTCCTTTTCTTTGAAACAGTAAAAGAGCATGTTTGAAATCCATAACTGGTCTCCTATTCTGGATTTTGCTTGAAATGAGGAGAAAGGGAAACCTCGTTGCTGTGGGAGGAGGAGACCGAAGCAATGTTTAATATCTCTATGTAAAGAGCTCAATTGCAGGAAGGTGAGAAGTGAATGTAAAGGTGGTTCAGGGAACTTGCTTGGCATAGGATGTATTGATTTATGATTGTCCAAAGTGGCTTGCCAAGGATAAATAATTCTTATCACATTATAACGTTCCAAATGATCCCCTATAGAAAAACCAACATGCAGGCAGCCACTAAGAAATGGCTGAGGGATTTGACTGAATGGACATTATCTAGACATGATATAAACCTTTATATGTTTTACTCAATCATAAGACTTTGAGCCTCAAAGTAGAGCCCAGAGCTATGTGTGTGTTTAATTTTGTCTTGAGAACATATGAGATAAAAATAGGAAGGCCATGAGGTGGGAATGAAAGTGTACTGGTCCTTTTATCAGATACTCCTGAATCAGTTATCCAGGAGGGGCTAAAGGATGGTATTAAGGGATACATCATAAGCAGTGCCTTGTGCACCTGTGTTGGCAGTGGAAGAGTTCTTAACTGACACATAATATGAATGATAGCAAAAAAATGCAATCAGTGGAACCCTTGATTGGTGATGAACTAAACTAGCTAACTGGTGCAGTTTGTAATGTCCTATTCATAGGCAGATAACTTATCTTAACCATATGCAAGTTGAAATAGGATAAGCTTCCACACATTTAAAGGAATGTGGACAGTATCAGCT of the Vitis vinifera cultivar Pinot Noir 40024 chromosome 10, ASM3070453v1 genome contains:
- the LOC100255582 gene encoding uncharacterized GPI-anchored protein At1g61900 isoform X1; the protein is MRDGVCSNFSVLSVFLLVLFLCLHESHCSLPSYMKGSVLMEKSSDAFLPEISPSGAPQPFLPLLAPSPLTPFTTNSTIPKLSGLCSLNFSAGESMISMTSIDCWAVFASVLANVICCPQLKATLHILIGQSSKDTNLLALNGTLAKHCLSDVEQILVSQGASDKLHQICSIHPSSLTEGSCPVKDVNEFESIVDSTKLLSACEQIDLVKECCNQICQNAILEAARKIALKAYELLSVDPPHALPEHSTRVDDCKNIVLRWLASKLSPGRAKGVLRGLSNCNVNKVCPLVFPDTRHVAKGCGNGTSNQTACCSSMDRYVSHLQKQSLITNLQALDCAASLGMKLQKANITRNIYNLCRITLKDFSLQAVGQESGCLLPSLPSDATLDKSSGISFICDLNDNIPAPWPSSSQLPASSCNKTVKIPALPAVASAQSGKQGYFLHVLSFAFSCVLSCLDAKEN
- the LOC100255582 gene encoding uncharacterized GPI-anchored protein At1g61900 isoform X2, whose protein sequence is MRDGVCSNFSVLSVFLLVLFLCLHESHCSLPSYMKGSVLMEKSSDAFLPEISPSGAPQPFLPLLAPSPLTPFTTNSTIPKLSGLCSLNFSAGESMISMTSIDCWAVFASVLANVICCPQLKATLHILIGQSSKDTNLLALNGTLAKHCLSDVEQILVSQGASDKLHQICSIHPSSLTEGSCPVKDVNEFESIVDSTKLLSACEQIDLVKECCNQICQNAILEAARKIALKAYELLSVDPPHALPEHSTRVDDCKNIVLRWLASKLSPGRAKGVLRGLSNCNVNKVCPLVFPDTRHVAKGCGNGTSNQTACCSSMDRYVSHLQKQSLITNLQALDCAASLGMKLQKANITRNIYNLCRITLKDFSLQAVGQESGCLLPSLPSDATLDKSSGISFICDLNDNIPAPWPSSSQLPASSCNKTVKIPALPAVASAQSGLYSEDIMPRLLFTSSMVLMMLL